A single genomic interval of Halocatena salina harbors:
- a CDS encoding nucleotidyltransferase domain-containing protein, which yields MSLGERENELLDTLEAVIDADLPYVLVGGWAIAAFNQRFTTDVDVVIPAQSVDDYTDLLTDRGYEKTADVERNELYEGRTIRYDKDIGNPVRFDAMVDALGCRQTAAEWSYRYLAQHSVTEELRTGRPITSRIPERELLFAVKLHSGRKADSRDLVVLAAGADFDRIATHLHRGESKKLAGRIGTVLDQLTSEGFADAFKGVFEQQTVPDQDIEAVVEFLRDQQRRIGSES from the coding sequence ATGAGTCTCGGTGAACGCGAAAACGAATTGCTGGACACCCTGGAGGCAGTCATTGACGCTGACCTGCCCTACGTGCTCGTCGGTGGGTGGGCGATCGCGGCGTTCAATCAGCGCTTCACTACGGACGTCGACGTCGTCATTCCGGCGCAGTCGGTCGACGACTACACTGACCTTCTCACCGACCGCGGCTACGAGAAAACGGCCGATGTCGAGCGAAACGAGCTCTACGAGGGCCGTACTATCCGGTATGACAAGGACATCGGGAATCCGGTTCGGTTCGACGCGATGGTCGACGCGCTTGGTTGCCGCCAGACGGCGGCTGAGTGGTCGTATCGCTATCTGGCCCAGCACTCCGTCACGGAAGAACTGCGAACCGGTCGACCGATAACATCCAGGATTCCGGAACGGGAACTGCTGTTTGCGGTGAAACTCCATAGTGGCCGCAAGGCAGACTCCCGGGATCTGGTGGTGCTTGCTGCTGGCGCGGATTTCGACCGGATCGCGACCCATCTGCATCGCGGGGAGTCCAAGAAGCTCGCTGGTCGCATCGGGACTGTCCTCGACCAACTCACGTCGGAGGGTTTCGCGGATGCGTTCAAAGGAGTCTTCGAACAGCAAACGGTTCCCGACCAGGATATCGAAGCTGTCGTCGAATTCCTTCGTGACCAGCAGCGCCGAATCGGTTCTGAATCCTAA
- a CDS encoding helix-turn-helix domain-containing protein, which yields MEYVDETAAKIMVAVRPGDSIRRIAQKIDGSYSWVYDWIERLEDAGFIRRDDGVYIENYAVRDRYYDLVAAISRSIPPLIDDGYVIPHFSGMPFAYTKIDGSYVWTHGGYQIARGHDDYPIFIQVADQDVEQWTAFFDEFGIPSRIEERPDATDYDATVSYVLFPTSGGITREWVDGNPVIPLDEAIEHMLEYRVNYEPALEMIADEYDRDIDASHEDPRLNA from the coding sequence ATGGAGTACGTCGACGAGACCGCGGCGAAGATCATGGTCGCGGTCCGGCCGGGCGACTCGATCCGGCGGATCGCCCAGAAGATCGACGGCTCCTACTCATGGGTGTACGACTGGATCGAGCGGTTGGAGGACGCAGGCTTTATCCGCCGCGATGACGGCGTCTACATCGAGAATTACGCTGTCAGGGATCGCTACTACGATCTCGTCGCTGCCATTTCCCGCTCTATCCCACCCTTGATCGACGACGGCTACGTAATTCCCCACTTCTCCGGGATGCCGTTCGCGTACACGAAAATCGACGGCAGCTACGTCTGGACCCACGGCGGCTATCAGATCGCCCGCGGCCACGACGACTATCCGATCTTCATCCAGGTCGCCGACCAGGACGTCGAACAATGGACAGCGTTCTTTGATGAGTTCGGGATTCCGAGCCGGATCGAAGAGCGGCCGGATGCGACTGACTACGACGCGACCGTCTCGTACGTGTTGTTCCCAACGAGTGGGGGCATCACTCGCGAGTGGGTCGACGGCAATCCCGTCATTCCGTTGGACGAAGCAATCGAGCACATGTTGGAGTACCGGGTGAACTACGAGCCAGCGTTGGAGATGATTGCCGACGAGTACGATCGCGATATCGACGCGTCCCACGAGGATCCGCGTCTCAATGCATGA